The region GCGCGGTGCGCCTGGCCGCCTGGAGCACCCTCGCAGTTTCGGGCCTCATCGGGCTCTACCTTTCCCTCCAGGCGGGCTGGCTCCTGGTGGCCCTGATCCTGGTGGGCGGGCTGGTCACGGTATTTTACACGAGCCACCTGGCGAAGATCGCCATGGGCGAGCTGTTCGCTGGGGTATGCCTGGGGAGCATGGTGGTGGTGGGCACCTATCTCGCCATGACGGGGAACGTCACCTCCACAGTCGTTCTGGTTTCGATACCGCCGGGCATCCTCACCTCCCTGCTCCTTTTCCTCAACGAGTTTCCCGACCTGGAGGCGGACCGCGCAGGCGGCCGCAGGCATCTCCTGATCCTCCTGGGCAGGAAGGTCTCCGCGCTCGTGTACACCGCCTGTCTCATTGTCTGCTACGTGTTCATCCTGGCCGGTGTGCTTACGAACCGTTTCCCGGCGCTGATCCTCATTACGCTCCTGACCGTCCCCCTGGCGGTGAAGGCGGCCGCAACCACCCTGAAGCATCACGACAGCTTCGAGAAGATGATCCCGGCCCAGGGGGCCAACGTTGGCGTGGTCCTGGCAACGGACCTGCTCATCGCCCTGGCCTACTTCTTTCACTAGTCACGCCGCAGGCGTGATCGGGGTTTTCCGACACGCTGCCAAGGCCAGGTACCAAGCCCCGGTCTCTTCTCCGTATCCTCAGATTTTCTCCGTGGTGAATGCTCTTCAGGCTTTGACGGCATAAGCCAGAGCTTTCCCCCTTTTCCCCTTTCCCCTTGTCCTTTTATACTTCCTCCCAACCTGCCCCGGGAGGAAATATGAGCCGTCCATCAGGATTTACCGTCCGTTTGCCCGTGCTGGCCTGCATCCTGGCCGCATGGGCTTTCCTTTGTCCGCCTGGCACGGCCTGGTCCTACACCAGCCCGGTGACCGAGGACATCAGCTCCTTCATAAACTCCGGGGACATGGGTGGCGCCCGCAAAAGGGCCCGATCGTACCTGGATCAGGACCCACGGAACTATGAAAAGGCAAAGGAGCTGGACTGTGAACCCTGGGCCCGGATCCTGGTGGCCCGCGTCGCCGCGGCACGCTTCCACGACAGATACGAACCGCAGCTTGACTACGCCGACCTGCTCACCGGCCAGCGCAATCCAAGTATGCCACCTTGTGCTGGAACGCGGTCACGGCTCTGAACGAAGGGAAAATGCCACACTTTATGAAACAGGGAGGGGAGAGGAAGAACAGGGCGCAGGGCGGAGAAGCATAATATAAAAGCTTTAACGCCCAAGGCCACCGAGGTGATCTAAATCAGGGGGAAGGGCTTTCTTTCTACTTTCTTCTCGGGAGAGAACCTCCCTGGTATCTCCTGGGTTCACTTCGCCAGCTGGGCCTGAATAAACCCCTCCAGGATGTGCCTGTCCTCCTCGGGCATTTCGTTGAACTGTACCCCCATCCCCGGCTTCCGGCCCCTGCCTGGCGGACTGTTCCAGACCACTTTCCCCTTGACCCGTATCAGGTTTTCCTGGCCGGGCAGTTGAAAGGCCAGTGCCAGTACCGTACCGAGAGCAAGGGGCTCGGATGTCTGGATGAACATCCCACCCTTGCTTATATTGGGCATGAAACTGCAGA is a window of bacterium DNA encoding:
- a CDS encoding prenyltransferase encodes the protein MSDAVKVWAAQVRAPFLLLAVMLVLVGGSLAHDAGLFDALRFTLCLVGTVLIHASVNLFNELSDFRTGIDSDTRRTPFSGGSGNLQAKLTSPGAVRLAAWSTLAVSGLIGLYLSLQAGWLLVALILVGGLVTVFYTSHLAKIAMGELFAGVCLGSMVVVGTYLAMTGNVTSTVVLVSIPPGILTSLLLFLNEFPDLEADRAGGRRHLLILLGRKVSALVYTACLIVCYVFILAGVLTNRFPALILITLLTVPLAVKAAATTLKHHDSFEKMIPAQGANVGVVLATDLLIALAYFFH
- a CDS encoding TIGR02266 family protein; this encodes MKVENRKHPRVDVWIEVTFKSPMELVCSFMPNISKGGMFIQTSEPLALGTVLALAFQLPGQENLIRVKGKVVWNSPPGRGRKPGMGVQFNEMPEEDRHILEGFIQAQLAK